TGCCGTTCACCCTGGCGCAAAGTTCTCGATCCTGCCCAGCAATCATATCAGGGTCGCAACGGGCAACCTTTCGGACCATAGCAGAGAGGTCGCAGACGGCATCGCGCTGGCCTGCACGACCGGCTGATCCTAGATTGCGCCTCCGACAATCTTCTCACCTATAAGCGCTGCCATGGAAGCGTCCGGTTTCAAGGTCGTGAGCTGAAAAGTTGATCGCAAACTCCGACCTTGCACCAAGCTGTTGCAACGAGGTTCTCGTTCACTGGAACGGCGGGCGTCTCCATTGCAGCGGCAGCAGGTGGCTATGGCGGCGAAACACTCGCAATTTGATCCAAATTCGCGATCAACCGAGTAAGCAGGGTGACGAGCTGTTCCGTTTCCGCGCTGGTGAAGCCGTTCAATGCCTCACGATTGCCTTGAAACAAGGCCGCCGTTGCCTCGGGCATGCGTGCTTGCGCGTACTCTGTCAGCACTACGTGGCTGCTTCGACCATCAACCGGATCAGGTGTTCGTTGGATCAAGCCATCCCGCTCCATGCGAGCGAGCATTTGCGCCATCGGTGGCTGCTCCACCTTGGCGAAGCGCGCAAGGTCGCGTTGCGTGCTCGCGTTGCCGTTTTTCAGCGCGACGAGTACCGGTAAATGTCCGACGCCGAAGCCAAGCGGTTTGAGGCGTGACTCGCTCAGGCGGGCGAACCCTCTCGCCGCGAGGCTGATGAGATGCCCCGGTGTGGAAAGCACATCCTCGTCCATTCTATTCGCTCCTTACCTGGTGTTGACTATGGAATATATATGTACGTATATATCTCTAGGCTGGTCAATGTTGGTTACGCGCCGTTCAACGTTCGTTCCAAACCAGATTGAGGAAACGTGATGTCGGAAATCGATACTCAAGTTATCAAGCTCATCTATGATCGCTTCAATGCGCGCGACATCGACGGGATACTTGCCGTGCTTACTGATGATGTTGCTTGGGCCAACGGCATGGAAGGTGGCCATGTTCACGGGCGTGAGGCAGTTCGTGACTATTGGACACGTCAATGGGCTATCGTGAGTCCACATGTAGAGCCGGTGGCATTTCAGCGCATGAAAGATGGTGCATTAGCCGTCGAGGTGATCCAGAACGTATACGATCTCAATGGCCAGCCGCTGGAGGATCAAACCCACGGTCTCAAAGACAAAACACTGCTTCACGTCTTCCATATGAAGGGTGACAGGATCGCACGCTTTGATATCCGGGATGCCAGTTAGGCCGAGGTCCGGCGTCGGCTTCTGTGAAGATGGGGTGGATGCCATGCTCGGAGGTCTTCGTCCGCCCGTCACCTCTGATCGACCAAAGCTTCACCGATGCCATCAACGAGGCACACGTCTCAAAGCCTGCGCCTTCCCTCCCGCGGGAGCGGGTTCCTTCTCTGGCACAAAGCAGGTAGTCGTAGCTTTTGGATGTTGCGCTACATTAATTTGCATCAGCCAACTGCGAGTTCGAATTTCCACTAAGTGGGTCCGAAAGACTGAAGGTGACCCCGGTTGCGGACGCAGTCTCGAAGCCTATCTCATCAAGGGCTGTATGGCAGTCCGAATCTCTGCGCATATGAGGTCCCGCAATGACGCACGAGCCTGGAAAAAGACCATTATTCCGCAAGCTCGACAATCATCTCCTGCACGTGAGTGATCTCGATGCAGCCATAGCTTTTTATGGGGGTCGGCTCGGTCAAGCCCTGGTTTGGCGCGACGATGAAGCCGCCGGCTTTGCGCTCCCGGAAACCGACGCGGAACTGGTTGTCCATCTTCATATCGGTCCCGAGACCGACATCCTGGTCGATGACGTGGACGAGGCGTTTGAGGAGTTCTTGGCCGCGGGCGGAGAGGCTGTGCAACCGCCATTCGAAATCGCGGTCGGACGATGCGCCAGAATCCGCGATCCCTTCGGCAACATAGTTGTGATCTTGGACCAATCGAAAGGGACGTTGGTCACGGACGGGAAGCTGCGTGTCACCGGTGTCAAGCGGGCCAGTAACCACGCGTGAACGTCCACTCGCTGACGTCGTGCTACATTAATTGAGGCAATTTTCTGGTTTGCCATCCGCCCCTGAGCGGACCTCGTCTGGTAACTTTTTGTCAGACCCGGTGCTCCTTCCCCCGCGGTCGGCATTCTCAATCGCAAAGCAGAGCGAACGTTCATTGAACTTCTATGGATTTCTGCACGCTCCGGTCTGAGCGGCGGGGTGACACCTGGCACGAATTACGCTCCAGCCAAAATACCCAAGTATCACCCCGCTGATGGGGTGATAAAAAAGGCACGGGAGCCTGCGATGCAGCGTTTACTTGGACGGCACCATCAAGCTCGTCTGAGAAGGGCCGGCATCAAAGGAGCAGCATAGCGGATCGAGTCTCGTTCGATAGCATCCAGAGAGTTCATCAAGTCGACAAAGTCACATGCCTCGGCCCAGGACATGCCACTCACCTGCACGTCACCAAGCGTGGCGGGTTCCATCGTGAGCCCGTCCACGACAAGCCATTTGTCATCGATTTCATGTCGAAGATTGAAACGTCGCATCGCAAGGTCTCCAAACAGTGACCGCGGTACCATATTTTAGAATGGGTGAATATGAAAAAGTTAACAGCCGCTAACTATAACGGTTAGCTTGCGTGATTGCCGATCCTATATGATCAAACACGCGATCCACGGAGTTTCCTGGCACCCCGTGTGGTGTTGTGCGGTTCGTTGCCGCTGCGGTTGATGAAGCCGCAGGTAGAAATTATTGAGAGGAGAAATGTTCTGGTCAAGTTGAAAAAATCGCAGCGATGCGCTCTAGATCGGTTCGGCTGATTTCCTCAGACACCGGTTCGCTTTTATTGGCGCGAAACCACTCTGCTGCCTCCCGAACGCGTTCGCCGGTCAGGCCATCGTACGCACCAAGTCTGCCGATCCATTCTCTCACGGTCTCACGTTCCATTCGGCCCGCGCTGTAACGGGCGTGAACGGTTTTAGCAGAGGCCACTAGATCGGGAATACTATTCAAGGACGTGCTCCGCTGACTTCAGGCGCCAATGTACTATTTCTGAGGTGCCGGTGGCGCCGCCAGCGTTGAAAAACGTGTAGGTCGTCTCAATCCATCGGGCTAACCGTGCCGATGACGGGTATCATACCGCCGCAGTAAATAGTAGCGCGGCAAGTATTTTGCCGTCATCTTTCGACCTTCCGAAATCGTCTCGCGCCCCAGAGGAAGATGGGCTTCGTAGCCTGCCACGCCACCTATCGATGCGAGTACATTCCATTCTTTCGGCATGGCCCTGTGAATTCTTAAACAACATCAATCCCTTAGATTGAGAAGCTGGCTCCACGCGCCGTGATCCGGACCTTAAAAGAAGCGCCTCCAGTTGGATATCGAAAAGTCGACTGCGTTCCGGACATCGAGGGAACGTCGGCCTCCCGCGGCCCGACTGGATGCCGTCATCATGAGATGTTTGTCGTCGATGACCTACCGCCGGCCCAAGACAGGTTCTGACGGCGATCATGTATTCCTCACCGTCAATTCGGCGCTCCGGACAGCGTGCTATCCTCGCCGCCGCTTGCCGTGAGTTTAGCGCTCCACCGGCTGATCGGAGTTCGTGGTTGGGCGAATGACTGGTTCATAGCGCGATCCGGAAAACTAACCTGTCCTCCGCTTTCTTCACCAAAGCGGAACATCTACCGTTTGACCGATTATTTGCTCAGCGCGTACGCTGTCCAGATAGAACACGCGGGACAATGAGCGCGAGTTGGACGTATGGTTGATGAGCCCGAGATTCCCCTCGAAGGCGGTGCGGACTCGAGAGTCGTTCGAGTCGGTCAGACAGTCCGGCGCGACGGTCGCGCTTGGTCGCCCGCCGTCCTTGATCTGTTGCAACACGTTGAGCGTGAAGGATTTGCCGGGGCCCCACGTGTGCATGGCTTTGACGACCAAGGGCGAGAGGTTCTGACCTACATCGAGGGAGAGGTCGGCCAAGGTGCCGGGTTTATCCCCGACGAAGGCGGCCGCTTCGATGTCCGTCTCCCGGACTATGTCTGGCGCGATGACGTGCTCGTTCATCTTGGCGCGCTCGTACGGGCCTATCACGATGCCGCGGCCGGCTTTCCGTGGGCTGGCCGCGAATGGCGCTTAAAGGCTCGGCAGCCTGTCGAGACGGTTTGTCACAACGATCTCACGCCATGGAATACTGTCTTTCGAGCGGGCCTGCCGGTGGCTTTCATCGATTGGGACGCCGCGGCGCCAGGGCCTCGCGCGTGGGACCTCGGATTCATCGCCTGGCGTTGGGTGCCGTTCTGGCGCGACGCGAAGTGTCGAGCACATGGGCTCCCGACCGGCGTTGCCGAAAAGGCCCGCCGCTTTCGCTTGCTGGTTCACGCGTACGGGCTCGAGCCAGAGATTGGCGTCGTGCACGCGGGAATCGAGCGGGTGCGGCACTTGCAGGAACACATGTTGAAGCTCGTCGCTGACGGTTCTGAGTGGGAGGTGGAACTCGCTCGTCGCGGTGTGCTCGACGAGGCAGCGCTTGAGATCGCCTGGATTGAGGAGCACGCTGCAGCGCTTGCGGGGTCGTGACCTACTGCGATGAAGGTCTCTTCCGGCACATCCAAGACAGCCGCGGACGGCGTCTCTCGACCCGAAACCTTGGCGATGGCCTGGATCGCGTCGATCACGGGCTGGTTGGCCACACGGTTCTCCGCCGACAGGCGCGGAACGGTCTTTCGCTGGTCGTTGTCGCCGAAAAAGCCCGTCTTCTGGTCCATCATTTCGCCCAAGAATCCACGGCCCAGAACCCGAGCGGCCGTTCACTTCGCGAACTAGCCGCTCAGCCAGCCTGTCACCTGTTCCAGGGTCCGCCGTTCCTGGTCCGCCTCCATCGAGAAGGCGGGCCGGACGTCGGCGCCGGGAGCAATCGACCTGACGATGTCGATGCTATCTCCGAGGCCGTATCCTCCGTGCGTTATGAAAGGGTGGATGATCTTTCCGGAAAGGTCATGTCCCCGTAGGAAGGAACGGACGACAGGTGGGGCCGTCATTCCCCAGATCGGGAAGCCAAGATAGATGGTGTCGTATCGTCGCACGTCCGCCACGCTGGTTTTCAGGGGCGGAAGGTATCCGGCCCCCGTCTCTTGGCTGGCCTGGGCGACCGTCTCGACATAGTCCTCGGGGTAGGGGTTGCCGGGATTGATTTCGAACAGCGTCGCACCCCTTGCCCCGCGGATCTGACGCGCAATGAGCTTCGTGTTTCCGGTCCGCGAGAAATAGGCGACCAAGGTTCCGCTGGAGCCGGACCGCGCCTGCGATGCGTTGTTCTCGGCAGGCGCCGCAAGGTCGGCCGCGGCAAGGGACAGAGCTTTCAGGAACTTGCGCCGTGGAATTTGGATCTGCATATGATTGCTCCCTGCGCACCACAGGCTCCGTCAGTCGATCTGGCGTCCCTTGCCGTAGTCTTCGTCGGATACCTTCTCCATCCAGGTGACGGCACTGCCGTTCAAGGATTCGGCGACGGCGAAATGGGTCATCGCCTCGTCTGCCGAGGCGCCGTGCCAGTGTTTGGCCAGAGGCGGAATCCAAACGACGTCGCCGGGGCCGACCTTCTCGATTGGTCCGCCCTCCTCCTGTACCCAGCCCTGGCCGGATATGATGAAGAGGGTCTGTCCCAGCGGATGCGTGTGCCAGGCCGTGCGCGCACCCGCCGAAAAGGAAACGGTCGCCCCACCGATCCGGGCTGGTGCGTCGCCCTGGTAGAAGCCCGAGGTCTCGACTTCTCCAGTAAAGTGCTGCTTCGAAGCCTTCGCGCTGCCTTGGTTGGCCCGCGTGATCTTCAGGTCGCCCGATGCCGCGGATTGCGCGGCGGACCTTTGCAGGGCATTGCCGCGGCTGTCGAATATTCGCTGAAGGACGGGCACGGCCGACATCGCCCTTGGCCAACCGGCATAGAATGCGACATGCGTTACGACCTCGGATGCTTCGGCGCGGGTCAGGCCGTTGTCCATGGCGCGGTTGGTATGGAAAGGGAGCTGCTCGGGCTGACCGATCGCGATCAGGGCCGCCATCGTCACAAGGCTGCGGTCGCGGGCGCTGAGATCCGGCCGCCGCCACAGATCGCCGAACAGGACACGATTGGTGAGGTCCGCGAGCGTCGGAGCCGTAGGTGCCACGTTCGCGTTGACGGCAGCCGCACGTGCCGTCTCGGCAGCGGCTTCCAGTTCGATACGGGCAGCAGCGCTGTTTCCCACCGGAGCGATGTCGCGCTCATCGAACACCTTCTTCGTCTCGGTCACGGCCGATATCGCGTTCGGCCAGCCAGCGTAGAAGGCGAGCTGCGTGATCAGTTCGCCGATCTCGTCCGGCGCGACGTCGTTGTCGAGCGCCCGGCGGACGTGGCTGCCGATCTGCGCTGCCTTGCCGGTCGAGATCAGGGTGGCGACGGTGACAAGACTGCGGTCGCGCGGCGGAAGCTCGCCCCGTTCCCAAACCTCCCCGAAGAGAACGTCGTCGGTGAAATGGCCGAGGCCGGGAGCAACGTCATACACGACCGGCGGAGCGACGCGTGCACGGGGTTCCTGTGCTTCGACGCCCGTCGCGGCGAGAGCGGAGATGGCGACGGTGGCTGCGATCTTGTTCATAGGACACCTCATGTTGTCGTCGAAATTGGGCGGCTGGAGCCGTTCGGATCGAGGATTGCAGACCAACGCTTTCGGCCGGACCTTGTCTGTCAGACGCGAAGAAGCGTCTTGATTGCGCGGCGATCGTCCATCGCGTGGTATCTTTCCGTGACGTCGGCGAGCAGCCGTGCCGCAAGGCCTTCCACGACGAGACCGCCGATGCTCCCAGTCGCGCCAATGACGAGAACTGTAAGGGTGGGTGCCCTCATGAACCATTCCTGCCTGCGCCAACGATCCTCGGTCGGCGAAGGCAAAACTACCAGCCGAGCATTGATCGGATTAGAGGGCGTGTTTGGCATGCGGTCATGAATCCAATTCATGACCGCATGCCAATTGGACGGCCTAATCTGTCCCCGCGACTTCGCCTATCTTTCGGGCATTCAAAAGAAAGGTGTAATCATGGAAAAGCGCATTCTCGGCCAGGGCCTTGAGGTGTCAGCCCTGGGTTTTGGCTGCATGGGCCTGAATTTCAGCTACGGCCATGCCCTCAGCAACGCCGACAGCGTCAAGCTCATCCGCGACGCCGTCGATCATGGCGTAACCTTCTTTGACACGGCCGAGGTCTACGGCCCTTTCACCAACGAAGAGATCGTCGGCGAGGCGCTGCGTCCGGTTCGCGACCAAGTCGTCATCGCCACGAAGTTCGGCTTCAAGATCGAAGACGGCAAGCAGACGGGCCTGGACAGCCGCCCTGAACACATCAAGGAGGTCGCCGAGGCGTCCTTGAAGCGTCTTGGCATCGATGCCATTGACCTTCTCTATCAGCACCGCGTCGATCCCAAGGTTCCGATCGAGGATGTCGCAGGTGCCGTAAGAGACTTGATCGCCGAGGGGAAGGTCAAGCATTTCGGCCTTTCGGAACCCGGCGCGCAAACAGCCCGGCGCGCGCATGCCGTGCAGCCGGTAACGGCGCTGCAGAATGAATACTCACTTTGGACGCGCGGCCCCGAGACGAATGGCATCCTGGAGGCCTGCGAGGAGCTCGGGATCGGTCTCGTTGCCTACAGCCCTCTCGGGAAGGGATTCCTGACGGGGGCGATAGGCAAGGACAGCAAGATCGCCGAGAACGACTTCCGCAAGCTTCTGCCGCGCTTCACGCCCGAAGCCATGGAGAAGAACCAGGCGCTGATCGATCTTATCAAGCGCGTCGGCGAGGCCGGGAACATGACCCCGGCCCAGATCGCGCTTGCGTGGCTCCTCGCGCAGAAGCCGTGGATCGTGCCGATCCCCGGCACCACGAAGCTGCATCGCCTCGAGGAAAATCTCGCCGCCGCAGCCGTCAAGCTGTCGACTGGCGAACTTGCCGAACTCGATGACGCGGCCGCCAAGATACAGGTCGAGGGTGACCGCTATCCCGAGCGGCTGATGAAGATGACGGGTCTCTAAGAGCCGTATGCCAGAGGAGGTTTGACGGCGCCTCGGCCCAATCTCTTTCCAGAAAGACGACAACCATGTCACACGAACTCGCGAACTCTGCCGATTGCCTCGCGGCGCCCGTCGATACGTCCTCCGTCAGCCCGCTTCCGCCCCGCAGGCGCGTCCTTGCCGTGCTCAGCGCCCTTATGGGATTCGCGTCGATCTCGACAGACCTCTACCTTCCGGCCATGCCGGCCATGGGCAGGGATTTCGGAGCGGATCCGGGTTCTATCGAGCTGACCGTGTCCGGATTCCTGATCGGCTTCAGTCTCGGCCAACTCTTCTGGGGGCCTGTCGGCGACAGGTATGGCCGCCGGCTTCCCGTGGCGGTCGGCCTACTCCTATTTGTCATCGGGTCGGCCGGCTGCGCAATGTCGGGATCGGCCGCTGAGATGATCTTATGGCGCGTCGTGCAGGCGATCGGCGCCTGCTCCGGCGTCGTGCTCGCACGTGCGATGGTCCGCGACCTCTACGAGGGAAGCCGGGCCGCGCAGATGCTTTCGATCCTCATCACCATCATGGCCGTGGCTCCGCTTCTCGGGCCGATCGTCGGGGGCCAGATCCTCGCGATAGCCGGATGGCGCTCGATCTTCTGGGTTCTGGTCGCGGTGGGGCTGGCGACCCTGGCCGCTCTCTTTACGGTTCCGGAGACCCTGCCGGCAGAACGGCGGAACAAGAATTCGATCACGGACGCCGTGCTTGGCTACGGCAAGCTGCTCGCTAACCGGCGCCTTCTCGGATTTGCTGCGGCAGGCGGCTTCTTTTATGCCGGCATCTACGCCTACATCGCCGGAACGCCCTTCGCCTACATCGACTACTACCATGTCCCGGCCGGACTATATGGCGTCCTTTTCGCCTTGGGGATTGTCGGGATCATGGTAACGAACATGGTCAACTC
This Rhizobium sullae DNA region includes the following protein-coding sequences:
- a CDS encoding flavodoxin is translated as MQIQIPRRKFLKALSLAAADLAAPAENNASQARSGSSGTLVAYFSRTGNTKLIARQIRGARGATLFEINPGNPYPEDYVETVAQASQETGAGYLPPLKTSVADVRRYDTIYLGFPIWGMTAPPVVRSFLRGHDLSGKIIHPFITHGGYGLGDSIDIVRSIAPGADVRPAFSMEADQERRTLEQVTGWLSG
- a CDS encoding nuclear transport factor 2 family protein, translating into MSEIDTQVIKLIYDRFNARDIDGILAVLTDDVAWANGMEGGHVHGREAVRDYWTRQWAIVSPHVEPVAFQRMKDGALAVEVIQNVYDLNGQPLEDQTHGLKDKTLLHVFHMKGDRIARFDIRDAS
- a CDS encoding aldo/keto reductase produces the protein MEKRILGQGLEVSALGFGCMGLNFSYGHALSNADSVKLIRDAVDHGVTFFDTAEVYGPFTNEEIVGEALRPVRDQVVIATKFGFKIEDGKQTGLDSRPEHIKEVAEASLKRLGIDAIDLLYQHRVDPKVPIEDVAGAVRDLIAEGKVKHFGLSEPGAQTARRAHAVQPVTALQNEYSLWTRGPETNGILEACEELGIGLVAYSPLGKGFLTGAIGKDSKIAENDFRKLLPRFTPEAMEKNQALIDLIKRVGEAGNMTPAQIALAWLLAQKPWIVPIPGTTKLHRLEENLAAAAVKLSTGELAELDDAAAKIQVEGDRYPERLMKMTGL
- a CDS encoding MarR family winged helix-turn-helix transcriptional regulator, which translates into the protein MDEDVLSTPGHLISLAARGFARLSESRLKPLGFGVGHLPVLVALKNGNASTQRDLARFAKVEQPPMAQMLARMERDGLIQRTPDPVDGRSSHVVLTEYAQARMPEATAALFQGNREALNGFTSAETEQLVTLLTRLIANLDQIASVSPP
- a CDS encoding VOC family protein — translated: MTHEPGKRPLFRKLDNHLLHVSDLDAAIAFYGGRLGQALVWRDDEAAGFALPETDAELVVHLHIGPETDILVDDVDEAFEEFLAAGGEAVQPPFEIAVGRCARIRDPFGNIVVILDQSKGTLVTDGKLRVTGVKRASNHA
- a CDS encoding multidrug effflux MFS transporter, giving the protein MSHELANSADCLAAPVDTSSVSPLPPRRRVLAVLSALMGFASISTDLYLPAMPAMGRDFGADPGSIELTVSGFLIGFSLGQLFWGPVGDRYGRRLPVAVGLLLFVIGSAGCAMSGSAAEMILWRVVQAIGACSGVVLARAMVRDLYEGSRAAQMLSILITIMAVAPLLGPIVGGQILAIAGWRSIFWVLVAVGLATLAALFTVPETLPAERRNKNSITDAVLGYGKLLANRRLLGFAAAGGFFYAGIYAYIAGTPFAYIDYYHVPAGLYGVLFALGIVGIMVTNMVNSRLVTRLGSTTILRFGTFGAMASGFAILVAGATGWGGLWALTTLLFVFVSWSGLIVANSIGGALQDFPEQAGAVSALVGAIHYGSGIAGSAAVSALADGTPWALTLVIGVAGIGSFGSLVLVAPGRRLDLASL
- a CDS encoding aminoglycoside phosphotransferase family protein, with translation MVDEPEIPLEGGADSRVVRVGQTVRRDGRAWSPAVLDLLQHVEREGFAGAPRVHGFDDQGREVLTYIEGEVGQGAGFIPDEGGRFDVRLPDYVWRDDVLVHLGALVRAYHDAAAGFPWAGREWRLKARQPVETVCHNDLTPWNTVFRAGLPVAFIDWDAAAPGPRAWDLGFIAWRWVPFWRDAKCRAHGLPTGVAEKARRFRLLVHAYGLEPEIGVVHAGIERVRHLQEHMLKLVADGSEWEVELARRGVLDEAALEIAWIEEHAAALAGS
- a CDS encoding (R)-mandelonitrile lyase, with the protein product MNKIAATVAISALAATGVEAQEPRARVAPPVVYDVAPGLGHFTDDVLFGEVWERGELPPRDRSLVTVATLISTGKAAQIGSHVRRALDNDVAPDEIGELITQLAFYAGWPNAISAVTETKKVFDERDIAPVGNSAAARIELEAAAETARAAAVNANVAPTAPTLADLTNRVLFGDLWRRPDLSARDRSLVTMAALIAIGQPEQLPFHTNRAMDNGLTRAEASEVVTHVAFYAGWPRAMSAVPVLQRIFDSRGNALQRSAAQSAASGDLKITRANQGSAKASKQHFTGEVETSGFYQGDAPARIGGATVSFSAGARTAWHTHPLGQTLFIISGQGWVQEEGGPIEKVGPGDVVWIPPLAKHWHGASADEAMTHFAVAESLNGSAVTWMEKVSDEDYGKGRQID